The genomic interval GGATAGACAGGGCCGTGTACTTGGGAATAACCTAGCTCTTCAAGTCGGCGCAGAAGCCATTGGAGCTGCGGCCGGAGGACTCTTGGCAGCACTATTTATACCGCTACCTATACTGGTCTATGGTATTGTGACAATATTCGGCGCACTGATACTTATTACCTATAAAGAGCATAAAAAGCCTGAGGAACCTGCCGATGGTCAAGGAGAATAGATAATGCTTTCTGCAGGAATGCAGCCTCAAAAAACTGATATTCATCCCATATTGCCCCTATATATGGTCATTGCTACTGCCTTTGCCGGCTATGGACTTATGGTAGCAATCTTTATTCCTATGCTAATTCATGACACCGGCTTTTTTGATAAGTCCGTTACTAATTCTACCAGAGCAATATACGGCGGAATATTGGTAGCTCTATATCCACTTGGACAATTTATAGGATCTCCTGTTATTGGCTCTTTAGCAGATAAATTCGGTCGCAAAAGAGTGCTCACCATATCTCTTATCTTCACAATCTTTTTCTACGTTGTTATTGCTTATGCGATTGATATAAGAATGCTCTGGCTACTAATGGGAGCATGCTTTTTGGCTGGGCTAACTGAATCAAATGTAGCAATATGCCAGAGTTCCATAGCTGATATCAGTACACAAGAAGACAGAGGGAGACTATTTTCCTACCTGTATTCGTTTATGAGTCTTGGCTATTTTATAGGCCCTCTCGCTGGAGGTCAGATAGCTGTTCACTATGGTCTTTCAACTCCATTTTGGATAGTAATAGGCTTATTAGTATTAGTTTATATTTGGGTGTGGATTAGTTTTCATGACCCGTATATACCTGACAAAGATAAAGTAATAAGCTATTTCAAAACATTTACGAACCTGGGAACAGTATTTACAGATCTTCCTATAAGAAGAGTGTATCTCGTTAATTTTCTAATTTACTTCGGTCTTTTTGGTATAGCACGAACTATTACAATCTACGTAGTGGACGAATGGAATTTTAGTCTTGATAAAGTAACTCTCTACTACGCCATTGCTTCAGCTGCCTGTGGAATATCTAACCTCTTCTTTTTTGCACCTCTTGCTAAGAGATTTAGCCTTAGGTCCATTGCCATATGGTCTGGTTTAGTTGGCGGTATAATGCTGATCATCGTTGTTATTCCTCAAGCAGAATACACAATCTGGTTTACCTCTATCCCAGCGTTTTTTATCTTGATGTGGGCTATTTCTGCTTGTGGAGCCTACATATCAACCTTAGTCGGCTCTGAGCGCCAGGGAAGAGTTTTAGGCAATAACCTTGCTCTCCAGGTAGGTGCAGAGTCAATCGGCGCAGCTCTTGGTGGATTTCTAGCAGCTATATTTGTGCCGCTATCAGTGGTGACTTACGGAGTCGCTATCATCATAGGATCTTTAATTCTAATAACATACAAAACACCGAGCAAAGATAAAATAACTTAAAAATTAAAATCATAAATCTATGCTCGTCTTTCTGTCGTATTTTCTTATACTAATACGTA from Thermodesulfobacteriota bacterium carries:
- a CDS encoding MFS transporter, coding for MLSAGMQPQKTDIHPILPLYMVIATAFAGYGLMVAIFIPMLIHDTGFFDKSVTNSTRAIYGGILVALYPLGQFIGSPVIGSLADKFGRKRVLTISLIFTIFFYVVIAYAIDIRMLWLLMGACFLAGLTESNVAICQSSIADISTQEDRGRLFSYLYSFMSLGYFIGPLAGGQIAVHYGLSTPFWIVIGLLVLVYIWVWISFHDPYIPDKDKVISYFKTFTNLGTVFTDLPIRRVYLVNFLIYFGLFGIARTITIYVVDEWNFSLDKVTLYYAIASAACGISNLFFFAPLAKRFSLRSIAIWSGLVGGIMLIIVVIPQAEYTIWFTSIPAFFILMWAISACGAYISTLVGSERQGRVLGNNLALQVGAESIGAALGGFLAAIFVPLSVVTYGVAIIIGSLILITYKTPSKDKIT